The proteins below come from a single Aegilops tauschii subsp. strangulata cultivar AL8/78 chromosome 6, Aet v6.0, whole genome shotgun sequence genomic window:
- the LOC109731615 gene encoding uncharacterized protein codes for MGDGADGYGIFRQTISSCLPAGSQLPTPIPSASILHHSNREKLLRHQEGKCLSVVLLLDAMVPWKMEARLAETVWVVLLGWVSSCLTVAGDVARALRSSDLSV; via the exons ATGGGTGATGGGGCTGATGGCTACGGCATCTTCCGTCAAACTATTTCTTCGTGTCTACCTGCAGGCTCTCAACTCCCAACACCAATTCCTTCAGCTTCCATTCTTCATCACAGTAACAGGGAGAAGCTTCTGCGTCATCAGG AAGGGAAGTGCCTCTCAGTTGTGTTGCTCTTGGATGCGATGGTGCCGTGGAAGATGGAGGCGCGCCTGGCCGAGACGGTGTGGGTGGTGCTCCTCGGCTGGGTCTCCTCCTGCCTCACCGTCGCCGGCGACGTCGCGCGGGCGCTCAGAAGCAGCGATCTCTCCGTCTAA
- the LOC109731604 gene encoding fasciclin-like arabinogalactan protein 1, producing MAFLTAKRSSAALLLLGLSVSLAACGVAAHDIAAILAARPDLREFSGRLASTGLAYDIDQRNASLTVLAVDNAGMALLKARRLPRATVRRHLSLHVLLDYYDQARLQSLPRGSSEVVSTLLPASSRPGAGASGKVRIVAPGPGLGAGEPVAFLPMGLGPGYWRVALFVRSVYEAPADISVLQVSAVMSGGGRQEATD from the coding sequence ATGGCATTCCTCACCGCCAAGCGTTCGTCCGCCGCGCTCCTCCTGCTCGGCCTGTCCGTGTCCCTGGCGGCGTGCGGCGTCGCCGCCCACGACATCGCCGCCATCCTCGCCGCACGCCCGGACCTCCGCGAGTTCAGCGGTCGCCTGGCCTCCACGGGCCTGGCGTACGACATCGACCAGCGCAACGCCTCCCTCACGGTCCTCGCCGTCGACAACGCCGGCATGGCCCTGCTCAAGGCGCGCCGCCTGCCGCGCGCGACGGTCCGGCGCCACCTCTCGCTCCACGTCCTCCTCGACTACTACGACCAGGCCAGGCTGCAGAGCCTCCCGCGCGGCAGCTCCGAGGTCGTGTCCACCCTGCTCCCGGCATCCTCCCGCCCCGGGGCCGGGGCCAGCGGCAAGGTGAGGATCGTCGCGCCCGGGCCCGGGCTCGGCGCCGGCGAACCGGTGGCGTTCCTGCCCATGGGCCTCGGCCCCGGCTACTGGCGCGTCGCCCTCTTCGTCAGGTCCGTCTACGAAGCTCCCGCCGACATATCGGTGCTGCAGGTCTCCGCCGTGATGTCGGGCGGAGGCCGGCAAGAAGCTACTGATTGA
- the LOC109731617 gene encoding zinc finger BED domain-containing protein RICESLEEPER 2-like — protein sequence MGEPKSNDNAMLHDGEMIVRNNMISSSEVVHCSEMLHGDNMVQESEIVHGDEMVISGNEMVHGSEMMIHGDEMVQVNDIIHSNVMAQVNNMVNGDEMAHGNALVSADVNPPTSSRRRKKKSPVWEHFTIQHVPGDKRCRIACCNLCKGTFAYSSGSKIAGTSHLKRHIIQGSCPVIKNQERELALPLAEVADNDGEGTIERPSKRRYRRNGSANATFDQERSSLYLAKLIILHDYPLHIVQQPAFSALIGSLQPCFKLSDVDAMEGEVYAVYLKEKHNLLQALSTMPGRMSLTVGLWITSQTLGYVSIAGQFIDMEWRVHRRVLNFTMVASPHSQDALAEAISRSLFDWGMREKLLAITLDNDCPSHDIYSANLRDHLSNKNGVMLKGQLFVVRCYAHILNAAAQDVIASVHGVISGIRESIKFIKASDSHDEKFAEIALQLEIPGTKTLCLDVTTQWDTTYLMLLAALDYRQAFTILETCDDNYNEAPSAEDWKKVEAASNCLKLLYDSAHSVMAVANPTSDIFFHEAWKLQLELANAAAHEDPVVSSIARDVHESFDKYWKDCNLVLAVAVVMDPRFKMKLVEFSYSKIYGVEAAKYVKAVNDSVHELYKEYLAQPPVYVEQSASGNNTQTTPPSTGDGLLDFDMYLSEIATTQPSKSELEQYLEESLTPRSTQEFDILNWWKLNTLRFPTLSKMARDVLAIPVSTVTTASSVFSAVTGSRMLDDYRSSLRPEIVEALVCAKDWLPH from the coding sequence ATGGGTGAACCAAAGAGCAATGACAATGCAATGCTGCATGATGGGGAGATGATTGTCAGGAACAACATGATCAGTAGCAGTGAAGTGGTTCATTGCAGTGAGATGCTCCATGGTGACAATATGGTTCAAGAGAGTGAGATAGTCCATGGTGATGAGATGGTGATCAGTGGTAATGAGATGGTCCACGGTAGTGAGATGATGATCCACGGTGATGAGATGGTTCAAGTTAATGACATTATCCATAGTAATGTGATGGCTCAAGTTAACAACATGGTCAATGGTGATGAGATGGCCCATGGTAATGCATTGGTCAGTGCTGATGTGAACCCACCAACCTCATCAAGACGCCGGAAAAAGAAGTCACCAGTCTGGGAGCACTTCACCATTCAACATGTGCCTGGGGATAAGCGATGCCGAATTGCATGCTGCAACTTATGCAAAGGAACCTTTGCATATAGTTCTGGCTCAAAAATTGCAGGTACTAGTCATCTCAAAAGGCACATTATACAGGGTTCATGTCCTGTTATCAAAAACCAAGAGAGGGAACTGGCATTGCCTTTAGCAGAAGTGGCTGACAATGATGGTGAGGGTACCATAGAACGCCCTTCTAAGAGGCGTTACAGGCGAAATGGCTCTGCAAACGCTACATTTGATCAAGAACGTAGCAGCTTGTATCTGGCAAAGCTCATCATTTTGCATGACTACCCACTTCATATTGTTCAACAGCCAGCCTTCAGCGCTCTTATTGGTAGTCTGCAACCGTGTTTCAAGTTGTCAGACGTTGATGCAATGGAGGGAGAAGTGTATGCTGTGTATCTGAAAGAAAAACACAACCTACTGCAAGCATTAAGCACTATGCCTGGAAGGATGAGCCTCACCGTAGGATTATGGATAACTAGTCAGACTCTTGGCTATGTGTCAATTGCGGGGCAGTTTATTGACATGGAGTGGAGAGTGCATCGAAGAGTGCTTAATTTCACGATGGTTGCTTCTCCTCATTCGCAGGATGCACTTGCTGAAGCTATCAGCAGAAGCCTTTTTGACTGGGGCATGAGGGAGAAGCTACTCGCCATCACATTGGATAACGATTGCCCATCTCATGATATCTACAGTGCAAACCTGAGAGATCATCTTTCCAATAAGAACGGCGTCATGCTTAAGGGCCAGCTATTTGTTGTAAGGTGCTATGCACATATCCTGAATGCAGCTGCACAGGATGTGATAGCTTCAGTCCATGGTGTCATCTCCGGTATCCGTGAAAGCATAAAGTTCATAAAAGCCTCTGATAGTCACGACGAAAAGTTTGCTGAGATTGCTCTGCAGCTGGAGATCCCTGGTACCAAGACCCTTTGTCTGGATGTTACAACCCAGTGGGACACCACCTATCTGATGCTCTTGGCTGCCTTGGATTATAGGCAGGCTTTCACTATACTAGAAACATGTGATGATAACTATAATGAAGCACCTTCAGCCGAGGACTGGAAAAAGGTTGAGGCTGCCAGCAATTGTTTGAAGCTGCTGTATGACTCGGCTCATAGCGTCATGGCAGTAGCAAACCCAACTTCAGACATCTTTTTCCATGAAGCCTGGAAACTTCAGCTAGAGCTGGCAAATGCCGCAGCACATGAGGATCCAGTTGTCAGCAGCATTGCTAGAGATGTGCACGAGAGTTTCGACAAGTACTGGAAAGATTGCAACCTCGTGTTAGCCGTCGCTGTTGTGATGGATCCGCGTTTTAAGATGAAGCTTGTTGAGTTCAGTTACTCGAAAATCTATGGCGTCGAGGCAGCCAAGTATGTTAAGGCGGTGAATGATTCAGTGCATGAGCTTTATAAGGAGTATTTAGCACAGCCACCAGTCTATGTTGAACAATCTGCCAGCGGGAATAATACTCAAACAACTCCACCTTCCACCGGTGATGGTCTTCTGGACTTCGATATGTATCTTTCTGAGATTGCTACAACCCAGCCCTCAAAATCTGAACTGGAGCAGTACCTGGAAGAGTCCCTGACGCCACGTAGTACCCAAGAGTTTGACATTCTCAACTGGTGGAAGCTTAACACGCTCAGGTTCCCGACACTCTCGAAGATGGCACGTGATGTCTTGGCCATTCCGGTGTCCACAGTGACCACGGCTAGCTCTGTATTTTCTGCAGTAACAGGAAGCCGCATGCTTGACGACTATAGAAGCTCGCTTCGTCCTGAAATCGTGGAGGCACTTGTTTGCGCCAAAGACTGGCTTCCGCATTGA
- the LOC109731603 gene encoding premnaspirodiene oxygenase-like yields MADLLYQSIILSVVAVVLLQVLKLRVRPRARTPPGPWRLPVIGSMHHLLNVLPHRALRDLARVHGPLMMLQLGQTPLVVVSSREMAREVLRTHDASFATRPKLLVGEVVLYSYADILFSPSGSYWRKLRQLCAAEILSPSRVLSFRHIREQEVRNHVQDIHAVGPSTPVDVTAIFSGLAISIISRASFGNKQRNAREFLSAVKTGVTLASGFKIPDLFPAWRSVLARATGMRRALEDVHATIDSSLDEAIDERKRVRQGKARSGGAPVAVEENLVDVLIGLQEKGGLHRLSTNSIKGVIVDMFVAGTGTISSSLDWGMAELMRSPRVMGKLQRELREAFRGRAAIGEHDIDAASLPYLKLVIKENLRLHPPAPLLVPRESIHACELGGYVVPAGSRVVVNAWAIGRDPRYWGDDAEEFKPERFADSSVDFNGSSYEFLPFGAGRRMCPGVSYSLPFLQMALVQLCYHFNWSLPEGVAEVDMTEADGLGLRRRSPLRLCATPFVPESAC; encoded by the exons ATGGCCGATCTCCTGTACCAGTCCATCATACTCTCCGTCGTCGCAGTGGTGCTGCTCCAGGTCCTCAAGCTCCGCGTCCGGCCGAGGGCGAGGACGCCGCCGGGCCCGTGGAGGCTGCCGGTCATCGGCAGCATGCACCACCTCCTGAACGTGCTCCCGCACCGCGCCCTCAGGGACCTCGCGCGCGTGCACGGCCCGCTCATGATGCTCCAGCTCGGGCAGACCCCGCTCGTGGTGGTGTCGTCGAGGGAGATGGCCCGCGAGGTGCTCAGGACGCACGACGCCAGCTTCGCCACCCGCCCCAAGCTCCTCGTCGGCGAGGTCGTCCTCTACAGCTACGCCGACATCCTCTTCTCGCCCTCCGGCTCCTACTGGCGCAAGCTCCGGCAGCTCTGCGCCGCCGAGATACTCAGCCCGAGCCGCGTCCTTTCCTTCCGCCACATCAGGGAGCAAGAG GTGAGGAATCATGTACAAGACATCCATGCGGTCGGCCCATCGACGCCGGTGGACGTCACCGCGATTTTCTCCGGCCTAGCGATCAGCATCATCTCCCGCGCGTCCTTCGGGAACAAGCAGAGGAACGCACGAGAGTTCCTGTCGGCGGTCAAGACCGGGGTCACGCTGGCCAGCGGCTTCAAGATCCCCGACCTCTTCCCGGCATGGCGGTCCGTGCTCGCCCGGGCGACGGGCATGCGCCGCGCCTTGGAGGACGTCCACGCGACGATCGACTCGAGCCTGGACGAGGCCATAGACGAGAGGAAACGCGTCCGGCAGGGCAAGGCCAGGTCCGGCGGCGCGCCGGTCGCCGTCGAGGAGAACCTCGTCGACGTGCTCATCGGCCTGCAGGAGAAAGGCGGGCTGCATCGCCTAAGCACCAACAGCATCAAGGGCGTCATAGTCGACATGTTCGTGGCCGGAACCGGCACGATCTCGTCGTCGCTGGACTGGGGCATGGCGGAGCTGATGCGGAGCCCGAGGGTGATGGGCAAGCTGCAGCGCGAGCTCCGGGAGGCGTTCCGCGGCAGGGCGGCCATCGGCGAGCACGACATCGATGCAGCCAGCCTCCCCTACTTGAAGCTCGTCATCAAAGAGAACCTCCGGCTGCACCCGCCGGCGCCACTCCTGGTGCCCCGGGAGAGCATCCACGCGTGCGAGCTCGGCGGTTACGTGGTTCCGGCGGGCTCGCGCGTCGTCGTGAATGCGTGGGCCATCGGGAGGGATCCGAGGTACTGGGGGGACGACGCCGAGGAGTTCAAGCCCGAGCGGTTTGCGGACAGCTCCGTCGATTTCAACGGGAGCAGCTACGAGTTTCTGCCGTTCGGGGCTGGCCGGAGGATGTGCCCGGGCGTTTCGTACAGCCTCCCCTTCCTGCAGATGGCGCTCGTGCAGCTCTGCTACCACTTCAACTGGTCTCTGCCTGAGGGCGTCGCCGAGGTGGACATGACGGAGGCGGATGGCCTCGGCCTACGCCGGAGGTCGCCCTTGCGGCTCTGTGCCACACCGTTCGTCCCCGAGTCAGCGTGTTGA